The Oncorhynchus masou masou isolate Uvic2021 chromosome 6, UVic_Omas_1.1, whole genome shotgun sequence genome has a window encoding:
- the LOC135542253 gene encoding LOW QUALITY PROTEIN: leiomodin-1-like (The sequence of the model RefSeq protein was modified relative to this genomic sequence to represent the inferred CDS: inserted 1 base in 1 codon), with amino-acid sequence MSRRKVRELTRTGRQVSEDPDLDVLLSNLSPEQIEELEKEVLVAPNLDANEERAIEQPATNTVRDRDAKLDSRECPGKLSQKEQSIEGEPKKESRKQEYLRKMGLSQEGKEGRGIRRQSSITTERVNKMEERNDKRPDRTKEDRVSLSSRYMTEESKDKEAKETSRERFGREERKDAEVNDTTGDTSRREESNDSDVKDTTREKYRRGEKRDGDVKETARDRFGRQESRDSLEKGDAKERERNEDNKLMEKRDKRLSTSNKTKEMISKLQEKKENEAIKGKERKEDMKKRDENKTRGLVSKFVEKQSRVEESQTDNKKNRVEEKDKPGKDKSDSKLERQQSPAEKESGSEKQEEKEDPKEKAKEDGKENKKDVGLKRKESIKEKDRKSISDKEREEKREPEEKRGKDANEGLKSSNGEEQRGNCVTNKSTPSKTKVEEEEDEDSSMFSDLIEKVCSNDPTMTELNVNNSEVIKAKTLIQFAEALNKNTHIKTFALANCRADDHVAYAIAGTLRTNTSITSINLDSNLLTPKGIMALIQALQKNTTLTELRFHNQRHICGGKTEMEMTKILKDNTTLLKLGYGFELAGPRMTMTNILSRNMDKQRQRRLQEQKLAQANGEKKGMLEVPKTVGGFLRVSPKASPKPSPHPSPMPSPKLTQKRGPGGGPPPPPPPGGPPPPPPPXLDIDSLRNSLTPASQRKMDDKANKAGGTNSRDQLLDSIRNTNMKKLKKVAVPKLLQ; translated from the exons ATGTCCAGGAGGAAGGTGAGGGAACTGACACGGACAGGACGGCAGGTGAGCGAGGACCCTGACCTGGATGTCCTTTTGTCCAACCTGTCCCCTGAGCAGATTGAGGAGCTGGAGAAGGAGGTATTGGTGGCCCCCAACCTGGATGCCAATGAGGAAAGAGCCATAGAGCAGCCTGCCACTAACACTGTCCGGGACCGGGATGCTAAGCTGGACAGCCGGGAGTGTCCAGGGAAGCTCAGCCAAAAGGAACAGTCTATTGAG GGGGAACCCAAGAAGGAGAGCCGGAAACAAGAGTACCTGAGGAAGATGGGCCTGAGTCAGGAGGGGAAAGAAGGAAGGGGGATCAGAAGGCAATCAAGTATTACAACAGAACGAGTGAACAagatggaggagagaaatgacaaaAGACCAGACCGCACTAAAGAGGACAGAGTCagcctgtccagtagatatatgACAGAGGAGAGCAAAGACAAAGAAGCGAAAGAGACCTCCAGAGAAAGATtcgggagagaagagaggaaggacgCTGAAGTGAACGACACAACTGGAGacacatccaggagagaggaaaGTAACGACAGTGATGTAAAGGATACAACTCGAGAAAAatacaggagaggggagaagagggacgGTGATGTTAAAGAAACGGCTAGAGACAGATTCGGGAGACAGGAGAGTCGAGACAGTTTAGAGAAAGGGGATGccaaggaaagggagaggaacgAGGACAACAAGCTTATGGAGAAAAGAGACAAGAGGTTGAGCACCAGTAATAAGACAAAGGAAATGATCTCCAAGTTACAAGAGAAGAAAGAAAACGAGGCAATCAAggggaaagaaagaaaagaggatATGAAAAAAAGAGATGAGAACAAGACAAGGGGACTTGTGTCAAAGTTTGTGGAGAAGCAAAGTCGGGTTGAAGAGAGTCAAACagacaataaaaaaaacagagtGGAAGAGAAGGACAAGCCAGGGAAGGACAAATCTGACTCGAAACTTGAGAGACAACAGTCGCCAGCCGAGAAGGAGAGCGGAAGTGAGAAgcaagaggagaaggaagatCCTAAGGAGAAAGCGAAAGAAGACGGTAAGGAGAATAAGAAAGATGTGGGGTTAAAGCGGAAGGAAAGTATAAAAGAGAAAGATAGGAAGAGTATTAGTGacaaggaaagagaagagaaaagggaaCCCGAGGAGAAAAGGGGAAAAGATGCAAACGAAGGACTAAAATCCAGCAATGGTGAGGAACAGCGTGGGAACTGTGTGACGAACAAGAGCACACCGAGCAAGACCAaagtagaggaggaagaagacGAGGACTCCAGCATGTTCAGTGACCTCATAGAGAAAGTTTGCAGCAACGACCCCACCATGACAGAGCTCAACGTGAACAACTCGGAGGTCATCAAGGCTAAAACACTCATCCAGTTTGCAGAGGCCTTGAATAAAAACACCCACATTAAGACTTTTGCCCTGGCCAACTGCCGTGCTGATGACCACGTGGCCTACGCCATTGCGGGCACCTTACGCACCAATACATCTATCACAAGCATCAACCTGGATTCCAACCTTCTCACCCCCAAGGGTATAATGGCCCTGATCCAGGCCTTGCAGAAAAACACTACACTCACCGAGCTGCGCTTCCACAACCAGAGACACATCTGCGGAGGCAAGACAGAGATGGAGATGACCAAGATACTGAAAGACAACACCACCCTCCTGAAGCTGGGCTACGGCTTTGAGCTGGCCGGCCCACGCATGACCATGACCAACATCCTGAGCCGCAACATGGACAAGCAGAGACAGCGGCGCCTACAGGAGCAGAAGCTGGCCCAGGCCAACGGTGAGAAGAAAGGGATGCTGGAGGTGCCCAAGACTGTTGGGGGATTCCTCAGGGTTTCCCCCAAGGCTTCCCCTAAACCCTCCCCACACCCCTCACCAATGCCCTCCCCAAAGTTGACTCAAAAAAGAGGACCAGGAGGgggccctcctccaccccctcctcctgggggaccacccccacctccacccc tGCTGGACATAGACTCCCTGCGAAACTCCCTGACGCCCGCATCACAGAGGAAGATGGATGATAAGGCCAACAAAGCCGGTGGTACGAACTCTAGGGATCAACTCCTGGACTCCATTAGGAATACCAATATGAAGAAACTGAAGAAG GTTGCGGTACCAAAACTGTTGCAGTAA
- the LOC135542252 gene encoding protein shisa-4-like produces MFTGKMSLIAMALPVMTVLLSSWQVGATDDCLWYVDKNGTWHNGIPCPLMTFCCGNCHKRYCCLDGLKRITEREQKRCVLFQFSPTTIAGIASSILLFVAIIATMVCCFMCSCCYLYQQRQQRGRTPYDAQHIPMASYPVEPMYDAYGKPLVMGHPDYQHPGYPMAPQYSGMPQPYPMMQPGPFPMADPGYPQGAPPPYSPPQYTPHPGH; encoded by the exons ATGTTCACAGGCAAAATGTCCCTTATCGCTATGGCTCTGCCAGTGATgaccgtcctcctctcctcctggcagG TGGGTGCCACTGATGACTGCTTGTGGTACGTGGATAAGAATGGTACGTGGCACAACGGTATCCCCTGTCCCCTGATGACCTTCTGTTGTGGGAATTGCCACAAGCGCTACTGTTGCCTGGACGGCCTCAAGAGGATCACGGAGAGGGAGCAGAAGCGTTGCGTGCTCTTCcagttcag CCCTACCACCATCGCTGGTATTGCTTCGTCCATCCTGCTCTTCGTGGCTATCATTGCTACCATGGTGTGCTGCTTCATGTGTTCCTGCTGTTACCTTTACCAGCAACGACAGCAGCGTGGCAGGACTCCCTATGACG CCCAGCACATCCCAATGGCCAGCTACCCTGTGGAGCCCATGTATGACGCTTACGGCAAGCCGCTGGTGATGGGACATCCTGATTATCAGCACCCTGGTTACCCAATGGCACCTCAGTATTCTGGCATGCCCCAGCCATACCCCATGATGCAACCCGGGCCGTTCCCCATGGCAGACCCTGGCTACCCTCAGGGAG CACCCCCTCCTTACTCCCCGCCACAGTACACTCCCCACCCCGGTCACTGA